A genomic stretch from Georgenia muralis includes:
- a CDS encoding Pvc16 family protein, with protein MTADAVALVTAALQARLESAVGVGKVYVGPPVAEDVADRKLALFLVHVVPSPALRNEQVLVPRPGDADGPLVATDALALDLRYLLSVFRSTGAGPGGGADPDELLTLGAAVQALHERPTIDQVPGQTVRVTPEPCTVEDLSRIWGLLPQSSYRTSMVYLASPVLVTSAPPTRDDRVTERRYRAGVLPDPPGPLAERVGAL; from the coding sequence ATGACCGCCGACGCCGTCGCCCTGGTCACCGCCGCGCTGCAGGCCCGGCTCGAGAGCGCCGTCGGCGTGGGCAAGGTCTACGTCGGCCCGCCGGTGGCCGAGGACGTCGCCGACCGCAAGCTCGCCCTCTTCCTCGTCCACGTGGTCCCGAGCCCGGCGCTGCGCAACGAGCAGGTGCTCGTCCCGCGGCCCGGCGACGCCGACGGTCCCCTCGTCGCGACCGACGCCCTCGCCCTGGACCTGCGCTACCTGCTCTCGGTGTTCCGCTCCACCGGCGCCGGGCCGGGCGGCGGCGCCGACCCCGACGAGCTCCTCACCCTCGGGGCGGCCGTGCAGGCCCTGCACGAGCGCCCCACCATCGACCAGGTGCCCGGGCAGACCGTGCGGGTCACCCCTGAGCCGTGCACCGTGGAGGACCTCAGCCGCATCTGGGGGCTGCTGCCCCAGTCGTCCTACCGCACGTCGATGGTGTACCTGGCCAGCCCCGTGCTCGTCACGTCCGCGCCGCCGACCCGTGACGACCGGGTCACCGAACGCCGCTATCGCGCCGGGGTCCTGCCCGACCCGCCCGGGCCGCTGGCCGAACGGGTGGGGGCGCTATGA
- a CDS encoding phage tail sheath family protein has product MPEYLAPGVYVEEIERGPKPIEGVATSTAAFLGEAQRGPLVPWLTTSYGEYLRWFGDVFGAGKFLPYAVKTFFDNGGRRCYVTRVVGAGAAAATADVGGFTVTATGPGTAYNNTWVRILPGSTRGADGNPVGFRLRVDHWANPADVPDDAGGIDEGPISTIAEDFDDLSLDPASPAYFDKRVNGFNSSLVQISAADDAELPTGDGVSAQLDGGADGDPLTPADYDVNDPDPGRRRGLKALELDRFREVAIVYAPGVDYDTASKVVTHCERNRFRFAVVDSLQGLGNASGIEPRSDVTDTKYGAFYYPWIYVSDPRSGVRTLVPPGGSVCGIYALTDNTRGVFKAPANETLAGAVDLEYDINQGTQEVLNPRGVNAIRRFPGRGIRLWGARTMSSDPLWKYVNVRRLFIFLEASIYNSTQWVVFEPNDPRLWARVKQTVTLFLRTQWREGALLGLKEEEAFSVAVGRETMTEDDLLNGRLIVEVGVAPVRPAEFVVFRVFQKTQEAKS; this is encoded by the coding sequence ATGCCTGAGTACCTCGCACCGGGCGTCTACGTCGAGGAGATCGAACGGGGCCCCAAGCCGATCGAGGGCGTGGCGACCAGCACCGCGGCGTTCCTCGGGGAGGCCCAGCGCGGCCCGCTGGTGCCGTGGCTGACCACCAGCTACGGGGAGTACCTGCGCTGGTTCGGCGACGTCTTCGGCGCCGGGAAGTTCCTGCCCTACGCCGTGAAGACCTTCTTCGACAACGGCGGACGCCGCTGCTACGTCACCCGCGTGGTCGGGGCCGGGGCGGCCGCCGCCACGGCGGACGTCGGCGGGTTCACCGTCACCGCCACCGGACCGGGCACCGCCTACAACAACACCTGGGTCCGCATCCTGCCCGGCAGCACCCGCGGCGCGGACGGCAACCCCGTGGGGTTCCGCCTGCGCGTGGACCACTGGGCCAACCCCGCCGACGTCCCCGACGACGCCGGCGGCATCGACGAGGGTCCGATCAGCACGATCGCCGAGGACTTCGACGACCTCAGCCTCGACCCCGCCTCGCCGGCGTACTTCGACAAGCGGGTCAACGGGTTCAACTCCTCCCTCGTGCAGATCTCGGCCGCCGACGACGCCGAGCTCCCCACCGGCGACGGCGTCTCGGCCCAGCTCGACGGCGGCGCCGACGGCGACCCCCTCACCCCCGCCGACTACGACGTCAACGACCCCGACCCCGGCCGGCGCCGCGGCCTCAAGGCCCTCGAGCTCGACCGGTTCCGGGAGGTTGCCATCGTCTACGCCCCCGGCGTAGACTACGACACGGCCAGCAAGGTGGTCACGCACTGCGAGCGGAACAGGTTCCGCTTCGCCGTCGTCGACTCCCTCCAGGGCCTGGGCAACGCGAGCGGGATCGAGCCGCGCTCGGACGTCACCGACACCAAGTACGGCGCCTTCTACTACCCGTGGATCTACGTGAGCGACCCCCGCAGCGGGGTGCGCACCCTGGTTCCGCCGGGCGGGTCCGTGTGCGGGATCTACGCCCTCACCGACAACACCCGCGGGGTGTTCAAGGCCCCGGCGAACGAGACCCTCGCGGGCGCCGTCGACCTGGAGTACGACATCAACCAGGGCACCCAGGAGGTCCTCAACCCTCGCGGGGTCAACGCCATCCGCCGGTTCCCCGGCCGCGGCATCCGGCTGTGGGGCGCCCGGACGATGTCCAGCGACCCGCTGTGGAAGTACGTCAACGTCCGCCGGCTGTTCATCTTCCTCGAGGCCTCGATCTACAACTCCACCCAGTGGGTGGTGTTCGAGCCCAACGACCCGCGGCTGTGGGCGCGGGTCAAGCAGACCGTGACGCTGTTCCTGCGGACCCAGTGGCGCGAGGGCGCGCTGCTGGGGCTGAAGGAGGAGGAGGCGTTCTCCGTCGCGGTGGGCCGGGAGACGATGACCGAGGACGACCTCCTCAACGGCCGCCTCATCGTCGAGGTCGGCGTGGCACCGGTCCGGCCGGCCGAGTTCGTCGTCTTCCGGGTCTTCCAGAAGACGCAGGAGGCGAAGTCATGA
- a CDS encoding DUF6760 family protein yields MRAYPVAQLYEEMAFIAYHFHWPQTELMSLEHAQRRRWCEEISQINRRLDGAPANPFDTL; encoded by the coding sequence GTGAGGGCCTATCCCGTGGCCCAGCTCTACGAGGAGATGGCCTTCATCGCCTACCACTTCCACTGGCCGCAGACCGAGCTGATGTCCCTCGAGCACGCCCAGCGCCGGCGCTGGTGCGAGGAGATCTCCCAGATCAACCGCCGGCTCGACGGCGCACCCGCCAACCCGTTCGACACCCTCTGA
- a CDS encoding phage tail protein — translation MARTDPLRKFRFRLEIDGLEQAAFSEVTIGDLASDPIEYREGDEARLTVRKLSGLTKYANVTLKWGITDSLELADWHQLVVGGATLQDDIRKTVVIRVQNEAGEDKAAFEVTRAWPCKYDPTDLNGTGNEVAIDTLELANEGIRRIQ, via the coding sequence ATGGCACGCACGGACCCGCTCCGGAAGTTCCGGTTCCGGCTGGAGATCGACGGCCTCGAGCAGGCCGCGTTCTCCGAGGTCACCATCGGGGACCTCGCGAGCGACCCGATCGAGTACCGCGAGGGTGACGAGGCCCGCCTCACGGTCCGCAAGCTCTCCGGCCTGACCAAGTACGCCAACGTCACCCTCAAGTGGGGGATCACCGACTCCCTCGAGCTCGCCGACTGGCACCAGCTCGTCGTCGGCGGCGCCACGCTCCAGGACGACATCCGCAAGACGGTCGTCATCCGGGTGCAGAACGAGGCCGGCGAGGACAAGGCCGCCTTCGAGGTCACCCGGGCGTGGCCGTGCAAGTACGACCCGACCGACCTCAACGGCACCGGCAACGAGGTGGCCATCGACACCCTCGAGCTCGCCAACGAGGGCATCCGTCGGATCCAGTAG